A genome region from Dendrosporobacter quercicolus includes the following:
- a CDS encoding ABC transporter ATP-binding protein — MLKFFQRQFALTETGARDLGKGSLYSALVNFSLMLPVGLFILLLNELLKPLMGEGLPEHGPLTYAFLAAVIGIVLFFCHYLQYSSIFLATYAESAVRRISLAETLRRLPLAFFGKRDLADVTNTIMGDCTALEHAFSHAVPQLFGAILSTLVIAAGLLYADWRMGLAVLWVVPVAFLLIIGSKYWQNKVERRHYQAKRLCADGIQECLETIRDIKACVMKERYLADLDEKFDQAEQAQIHSELITATLVTGAQAVLRLGLASVVLVGGQLLLEGKTDLLTYLVFLVAASRLYEPLSQTLSQIAEIFMVEIPLKRMQELAAQPVQAGETGHTLQGYDIVFDRVAFAYHENEPVLQEVSFVARQGEVTALVGPSGGGKSTAAKLAARFWDATSGRITLGGHDVTAIDPEALLRHYAIVFQDVLLFNDTVLENIRLGKRSATDEEVREAARMSLCDEFVERLPQGYHTVIGENGSLLSGGERQRISIARAILKNAPVILLDEATASLDVENETKLQMALTALIKDKTVLMIAHRMRTVATADQIIVLDGGYVVQAGPPDKLLQQDGPYRRMVALQSEHMSG; from the coding sequence ATGCTTAAGTTTTTTCAGCGACAATTTGCCCTTACTGAAACAGGCGCGAGGGATCTAGGCAAAGGAAGTTTGTATAGTGCTCTGGTTAATTTCAGTCTGATGCTGCCGGTAGGATTGTTTATCCTGCTGCTGAATGAATTATTAAAGCCGTTAATGGGGGAAGGACTACCGGAACACGGTCCGCTGACCTATGCTTTCTTAGCGGCCGTTATAGGGATTGTACTGTTTTTCTGCCATTATTTACAATACTCCAGCATCTTTCTCGCCACCTACGCCGAAAGCGCTGTCAGACGAATTTCTCTGGCGGAAACGTTGCGCCGGCTGCCCTTGGCTTTTTTCGGAAAAAGGGACCTGGCCGATGTAACCAATACCATCATGGGGGACTGCACCGCGCTGGAGCATGCTTTTTCCCATGCCGTGCCCCAGTTATTTGGGGCTATTCTGTCCACGCTGGTTATCGCCGCCGGTCTCTTATATGCCGATTGGCGTATGGGCCTTGCCGTGTTATGGGTTGTTCCGGTCGCCTTTCTGCTTATTATCGGTTCGAAATATTGGCAAAACAAGGTGGAACGCCGTCATTATCAGGCCAAGAGACTTTGCGCTGACGGGATTCAAGAGTGCCTGGAAACCATCCGGGATATCAAGGCTTGCGTAATGAAGGAGCGCTATCTGGCGGACTTGGACGAAAAGTTTGACCAGGCGGAGCAGGCCCAGATTCACTCCGAGCTGATCACTGCGACGCTGGTCACCGGCGCACAGGCGGTGCTGCGGCTGGGCCTGGCATCGGTTGTACTGGTAGGCGGCCAGTTGCTGCTGGAGGGAAAGACCGATCTGTTGACCTACCTGGTCTTCTTGGTGGCGGCGTCCAGATTGTACGAGCCGCTGTCGCAAACTTTATCTCAGATAGCTGAGATCTTTATGGTTGAAATTCCGCTTAAGCGGATGCAGGAGCTGGCGGCGCAGCCTGTCCAGGCGGGGGAAACCGGACATACGCTGCAAGGCTACGATATCGTGTTTGACCGTGTTGCTTTTGCCTATCACGAAAATGAACCGGTTTTGCAAGAGGTTTCTTTTGTGGCGAGACAGGGCGAAGTGACCGCACTGGTGGGTCCTTCCGGTGGCGGCAAGAGCACGGCGGCCAAACTGGCGGCGCGTTTTTGGGATGCTACCTCCGGTCGGATTACGCTGGGCGGACACGATGTAACGGCAATCGATCCGGAAGCCCTGCTGCGGCATTATGCCATTGTTTTTCAGGATGTTCTCCTATTTAACGACACCGTTCTGGAAAACATTCGTCTGGGGAAACGAAGCGCTACTGACGAAGAAGTCAGGGAAGCCGCCAGAATGTCCCTGTGTGACGAGTTTGTTGAGCGGCTGCCCCAGGGTTACCATACTGTTATTGGTGAAAACGGTTCGCTGCTGTCCGGCGGTGAGCGGCAGCGTATTTCCATTGCCAGAGCCATATTAAAAAATGCGCCGGTTATTTTACTGGATGAAGCGACCGCTTCCCTGGACGTGGAAAATGAGACAAAGCTGCAAATGGCGTTAACCGCGCTGATTAAAGATAAAACAGTGCTGATGATTGCCCACCGAATGCGAACAGTGGCCACTGCCGATCAGATCATCGTCCTGGATGGCGGTTATGTGGTTCAGGCGGGACCGCCTGACAAACTGTTGCAACAGGATGGGCCATACCGCCGGATGGTCGCCCTGCAATCAGAGCACATGTCCGGATAA
- a CDS encoding ABC transporter ATP-binding protein has translation MDVQKKSLFAALLLFAGSYRTLLIWSWILAGLSSVLSIGPFLCIWLVIRELFGVLPDFSRAAGIVRFGWMAVGFALASIACYFASLLCSHFAAFRVEKNMRKAAIRAIMDAPLGYFNANASGKLRKIIDDNVGLTHAFLAHQLPDLAGAAVMPLAILAVFFTFDWRLGLVCLAPLLLSLVFLQRMMGGEQSHAMHQYLNALETMNTAAVEYVRSIPVVKVFQQTVHSFKDFRESINHYWQFASEFALTCRVPLIGFMITIHAPSLLLLPVGLLLIATAPDYKRFLLDLIFYMLFIPVGTTMMSKIMYVGESVMAAQEAVDRMDAVLRTQPLAAGRRSGALRHTGICFDQVTFAYPGKSEPALRKVSLTVPPGKTYALVGPSGGGKTTLASLVPRFWDVQAGSVKLGGVDVRDFPEAELLRQIAFVFQNTRLFKASLLDNIRAAKPEASRDEVLRAAHLAQCDDILAKLPQGLDTVVGRGGVYLSGGEQQRIALARAIVKDAPVIVLDEATAFADPENEHQIQRALTHLTQGKTVLVIAHRLSSVRQVDCIAVLQQGGIVESGTHEQLLSRQGVYAGMWQEYQTATSWKVGRRENHA, from the coding sequence GTGGATGTTCAAAAAAAATCCTTGTTTGCCGCTTTGCTTCTCTTTGCAGGGAGTTACCGGACACTGCTCATATGGTCCTGGATTTTAGCCGGTCTTAGCTCCGTATTGTCAATTGGTCCCTTTCTCTGCATATGGCTGGTAATCCGGGAACTCTTTGGTGTTCTGCCTGATTTTTCCCGGGCAGCGGGGATTGTCCGGTTCGGCTGGATGGCCGTGGGCTTTGCCCTTGCCAGTATTGCCTGCTATTTTGCTTCACTGTTGTGCTCACATTTCGCCGCCTTCCGGGTGGAGAAAAACATGCGTAAAGCTGCTATACGGGCTATTATGGATGCGCCGCTGGGCTATTTTAACGCCAATGCCAGCGGCAAGCTGCGGAAGATTATTGATGATAATGTCGGGCTGACGCATGCCTTCTTAGCCCATCAACTGCCGGACCTGGCCGGCGCTGCAGTTATGCCGCTGGCGATTCTGGCAGTTTTTTTCACCTTCGACTGGCGGCTGGGACTGGTTTGTCTGGCGCCCCTGCTGCTCAGTCTGGTTTTCCTGCAGCGGATGATGGGCGGCGAACAGAGTCATGCCATGCATCAATATCTGAATGCTCTGGAAACGATGAACACGGCTGCTGTGGAATATGTCAGAAGCATTCCGGTGGTCAAGGTGTTTCAGCAAACGGTGCATTCTTTCAAAGATTTTCGTGAGTCGATCAATCATTACTGGCAGTTTGCCTCGGAATTTGCCCTGACCTGCCGAGTGCCGCTTATCGGGTTTATGATCACCATACACGCGCCTTCCCTGTTGTTGCTGCCTGTGGGACTGTTATTGATCGCAACGGCGCCCGACTACAAACGCTTCCTGTTGGATCTTATTTTTTACATGCTGTTTATTCCGGTGGGTACGACCATGATGAGCAAAATCATGTATGTTGGGGAAAGCGTTATGGCCGCGCAGGAGGCGGTCGACCGGATGGACGCTGTCCTGCGGACACAGCCGTTGGCGGCGGGGCGCCGGTCCGGGGCTTTGCGGCATACCGGCATTTGTTTTGATCAGGTCACCTTTGCCTATCCGGGAAAATCCGAGCCGGCCCTTCGAAAGGTTAGTCTTACTGTGCCGCCGGGGAAGACCTACGCGCTGGTCGGCCCTTCAGGCGGAGGGAAAACAACTCTGGCCAGCCTGGTACCGCGTTTTTGGGACGTGCAGGCGGGCAGTGTGAAGCTCGGCGGCGTGGATGTCCGGGACTTTCCAGAAGCAGAGCTGCTGCGGCAAATTGCCTTTGTTTTTCAAAATACCAGGTTGTTCAAGGCCAGCCTGCTGGACAATATCCGGGCCGCCAAACCGGAGGCCAGCCGGGACGAAGTGCTTCGCGCGGCGCATTTGGCCCAGTGCGACGATATTCTGGCAAAGCTGCCCCAGGGTCTGGATACGGTGGTGGGGCGCGGCGGCGTGTATCTTTCCGGCGGGGAACAGCAGCGGATTGCCCTGGCGCGGGCTATCGTAAAGGACGCGCCTGTCATTGTGCTTGATGAAGCCACTGCTTTTGCCGATCCGGAAAACGAACACCAGATACAGCGGGCCTTAACCCACCTGACCCAAGGAAAAACGGTACTGGTGATTGCTCACCGGCTTTCTTCCGTCAGGCAGGTTGACTGCATCGCCGTCCTGCAGCAGGGCGGGATTGTGGAGTCGGGTACGCACGAGCAGCTTCTCAGCCGGCAAGGGGTGTATGCCGGTATGTGGCAGGAATATCAAACAGCCACTTCATGGAAGGTCGGGAGGCGGGAAAATCATGCTTAA
- a CDS encoding helix-turn-helix domain-containing protein: MKQKQDKAIDYTDVKISGASEGCTVYELKNADGTGRITSYQVFPGIRLAYNDFYMSTCPENLIWDQNILEINHCREGRFECEFLSGMYTYLQQGDLAVNMAANNRVVYASFPLEHYHGVSILIELEEADGMISSLLQDISIDLYALREKLCGGGSCFIIRAKDSIEHIFSELYTIPDTVKLGYFKLKVLELLLFLSVIDASFQAEERPYFPKSQVNKIKSIQQLVTQHMEQHFTLGELSQRFDISLTAMNACFKAVYGVSIYAYVRIYRMQAAAAMLLQSQDSITAIAGQVGYANSSKFASAFKSVMQVAPSVYRKSH, encoded by the coding sequence ATGAAGCAGAAGCAGGACAAAGCTATAGATTATACGGATGTGAAAATCAGCGGGGCGTCGGAAGGCTGTACCGTTTATGAACTGAAAAACGCCGACGGCACCGGGCGTATTACCAGCTATCAGGTTTTCCCCGGAATTCGTCTGGCCTATAATGATTTTTACATGAGCACATGCCCGGAGAACCTGATCTGGGATCAGAATATCCTGGAAATCAACCACTGCCGTGAAGGCCGGTTCGAATGCGAGTTTCTTAGCGGTATGTACACCTATCTGCAGCAAGGCGATCTGGCAGTCAATATGGCGGCAAATAATCGGGTTGTTTACGCCTCTTTTCCGTTGGAACACTATCACGGCGTCTCCATTTTAATCGAACTGGAGGAGGCGGACGGCATGATTTCCAGCCTGTTGCAGGATATTTCGATTGATCTGTACGCACTGCGTGAGAAACTATGCGGCGGCGGCAGCTGCTTCATTATCCGGGCGAAGGACTCGATTGAACATATTTTTTCAGAGCTTTATACCATTCCTGATACGGTAAAGTTGGGCTATTTTAAACTCAAGGTGCTGGAATTGCTGCTTTTTCTCAGCGTCATAGACGCTTCGTTCCAGGCGGAGGAGCGGCCGTATTTTCCCAAAAGCCAGGTCAATAAGATTAAGTCGATCCAGCAATTGGTTACGCAGCATATGGAGCAGCATTTCACTCTGGGGGAATTGTCACAGCGGTTCGATATATCACTTACCGCAATGAATGCCTGCTTCAAGGCAGTTTACGGTGTGTCTATCTATGCCTACGTCCGGATATATCGAATGCAGGCGGCAGCCGCCATGCTGCTGCAGTCGCAGGATAGCATCACCGCGATCGCCGGACAGGTCGGTTATGCGAATTCCAGCAAATTTGCCAGCGCCTTTAAGTCGGTCATGCAGGTTGCTCCTTCGGTTTACCGGAAATCGCACTGA
- a CDS encoding alpha/beta hydrolase-fold protein, whose product MKKILAGLALLLMLGMVINGCTSAAKEQTVDSQPIKSVTAITEVFGDGQKVSAVVLEYDKAVDTSKLKTADFAVEGKNVTKVYANTAAAKASQGVNGQYVIVELSTAITPDTMTNGNGAGRGNSTGNEPRNAAQESSHNANRPQGGGGPQLGSAATDSAESTPLTVNVTQSGDIATEDGQTYKADPRVMTNSKNINLVVEDFKQLVYTDPNYNNEKLMYNLYVPKNYDPSKKYPLVLFMHDAGVVSNNPVKTLTQGLGAVIWAFPSEQAKNECFVVAPQYTSVIADDNSETTEQMDITVNLIKELTKQYSIDTNRIYNTGQSMGGMTSIAMDIKYPDMFAASLLVACQWDAGKVAPMAKDNLWIIVSEGDNKAKPGMDAITEALKARGAVVSKATWSAEADASELTSNVNAMLAEGGNINYTVFRNGSHRYTWQYAYTIAGVREWLFKQVKQ is encoded by the coding sequence ATGAAAAAAATATTAGCAGGATTAGCGCTTTTATTAATGCTTGGCATGGTGATCAATGGATGTACATCTGCAGCTAAGGAACAAACGGTGGATAGTCAACCTATAAAAAGCGTCACAGCAATTACTGAGGTGTTTGGGGATGGGCAAAAAGTAAGTGCTGTAGTGCTGGAATACGACAAAGCGGTCGATACATCCAAGCTGAAAACCGCGGACTTCGCGGTCGAAGGCAAGAATGTCACGAAGGTGTACGCCAATACCGCGGCGGCAAAGGCCTCGCAGGGCGTAAATGGCCAGTATGTCATTGTAGAACTCTCAACGGCCATTACGCCCGATACAATGACGAATGGCAACGGTGCCGGGCGAGGGAACAGTACCGGCAATGAACCAAGAAATGCTGCGCAGGAGTCTTCACATAATGCCAATCGGCCCCAGGGCGGCGGTGGTCCCCAATTGGGTTCCGCAGCAACCGATTCAGCCGAAAGCACACCCTTGACCGTCAATGTAACGCAGAGCGGCGACATCGCGACAGAAGACGGACAAACCTACAAGGCGGACCCCCGCGTAATGACGAACAGCAAGAATATCAATCTGGTGGTAGAGGATTTCAAGCAGCTTGTTTATACCGACCCGAACTACAATAATGAAAAACTGATGTACAACCTGTATGTGCCGAAAAATTATGATCCGTCCAAGAAGTATCCGCTGGTGCTGTTTATGCATGACGCCGGCGTTGTCAGCAATAACCCCGTGAAGACGCTGACGCAGGGCTTGGGTGCTGTCATCTGGGCCTTCCCCTCAGAGCAGGCAAAGAATGAGTGCTTTGTGGTTGCACCTCAATACACCTCTGTGATCGCCGATGACAATTCCGAGACAACCGAACAAATGGACATCACGGTGAATCTCATCAAGGAACTGACCAAACAATACAGTATCGATACCAACCGCATCTACAACACCGGCCAGTCGATGGGCGGAATGACCTCCATCGCGATGGACATCAAGTATCCGGACATGTTTGCGGCCTCGCTGCTGGTCGCCTGCCAATGGGATGCGGGTAAAGTAGCGCCGATGGCGAAGGACAACCTGTGGATTATCGTTTCCGAGGGTGACAACAAGGCTAAGCCGGGAATGGACGCCATAACCGAAGCTTTGAAGGCCCGGGGAGCTGTGGTCAGCAAGGCAACCTGGTCCGCCGAAGCCGACGCGTCGGAATTGACGAGCAATGTGAACGCCATGCTTGCTGAGGGCGGCAACATCAATTATACGGTTTTCAGGAACGGAAGCCATAGGTATACCTGGCAGTATGCCTATACGATTGCAGGTGTGAGGGAGTGGCTGTTCAAACAAGTGAAGCAGTGA
- a CDS encoding FAD-dependent oxidoreductase: protein MKAEKIFTPFRIGDCEIPNRLVVPAMVANMCPDGTATEQYIKYHEEKAKGGWGLIITEDYRINEHAAGYPAVAALYDELQIPGHKKFTDIIHQYGTKVFCQIYHAGRQANHNVNGNVKPVSCSPVPCPWNKEIPHELTVDEIKQLVNDFGITALNAKKAGFDGIEIHAAHGYLVHEFLSPNCNHRIDEYGGTYENRMRFLKEIMEEVRQKVGDNFPISVRFSAQENSEGGRRMFESRQMLMDIEEMGADVIHLSNGMYGVRSSVGIVASFFQQHGWNMDFAAEAKTFLKIPVITVGRVAEPAMAEDIIVSGKADFVAMGRASLADPHWPNKAKAGANNDIRHCIGCLQGCTASTYQGVPVYCLVNPELGHEYEYDYSKSEKSKTIFVAGAGIGGMEAARAAAIKGHRIEIFEKQNTVGGQFISASYPPYKGEFATYTAWLYREIKKYKNITLHLNTELTAEMVKKVKPDKVILASGAQPVIPNVPGIHNKNVVLAEDVLLGKSDTGMTVLVVGGGMVGSETAAYLGMQCKSKVTLVEMRDAIAMDMEAGIRDDLKDCLRRCYVEIMTGTSIAGATNEGALLKQGDDITLFPCDTIVLAIGTKSYCPLAEELKDVCVISIVGDAVKARQAIQASNEGFAAGLTS from the coding sequence GTGAAAGCAGAAAAGATATTTACGCCGTTCCGTATCGGTGATTGTGAAATTCCTAACAGGCTGGTTGTGCCGGCCATGGTCGCCAACATGTGTCCTGATGGAACCGCAACCGAGCAGTATATCAAGTATCATGAGGAAAAGGCAAAGGGTGGTTGGGGCCTGATTATTACAGAGGACTATCGGATTAATGAACATGCCGCAGGCTATCCGGCGGTAGCCGCACTGTACGATGAATTACAGATTCCCGGCCATAAGAAGTTTACAGATATCATCCATCAGTATGGTACGAAGGTTTTTTGTCAGATATACCATGCCGGACGGCAGGCGAATCACAATGTCAACGGCAATGTGAAGCCTGTGTCCTGTTCTCCTGTCCCCTGCCCCTGGAATAAGGAAATCCCTCATGAACTAACAGTTGATGAAATCAAACAGTTGGTAAACGATTTTGGTATAACCGCCCTGAACGCAAAAAAAGCCGGTTTTGACGGAATTGAAATCCATGCAGCGCATGGGTACCTGGTTCATGAGTTTTTATCGCCCAACTGTAACCACCGGATAGACGAATATGGTGGAACCTATGAGAATAGAATGCGTTTTCTGAAGGAGATCATGGAAGAAGTCCGGCAAAAGGTTGGCGATAATTTCCCGATTTCCGTACGCTTTTCGGCGCAGGAAAACTCCGAAGGCGGACGACGAATGTTTGAGAGCCGCCAGATGCTGATGGATATTGAGGAAATGGGCGCCGATGTAATCCATTTATCCAACGGCATGTATGGTGTCCGCTCCTCAGTGGGAATTGTGGCATCTTTTTTTCAGCAGCACGGCTGGAATATGGATTTTGCAGCAGAAGCGAAAACCTTCTTGAAAATTCCGGTGATTACTGTAGGCCGGGTGGCGGAGCCCGCTATGGCGGAGGATATTATTGTCTCGGGAAAGGCAGATTTTGTTGCTATGGGACGTGCCTCCCTGGCAGACCCCCACTGGCCCAATAAAGCGAAGGCCGGAGCGAATAATGATATCCGCCATTGTATTGGATGTCTGCAAGGTTGTACGGCCTCTACCTATCAAGGGGTACCAGTCTACTGCCTTGTCAATCCCGAATTGGGGCACGAATACGAGTACGATTACAGCAAATCGGAAAAAAGCAAAACGATTTTCGTGGCAGGAGCCGGTATTGGCGGCATGGAAGCCGCGCGGGCCGCGGCGATCAAAGGACACCGCATCGAAATCTTTGAGAAGCAGAACACGGTGGGCGGACAGTTTATTTCTGCGTCGTATCCCCCCTACAAAGGCGAGTTCGCAACCTATACGGCTTGGCTGTACCGTGAAATAAAGAAATATAAGAACATTACCCTTCACCTCAATACGGAATTGACTGCCGAAATGGTAAAAAAAGTTAAACCGGATAAGGTTATCCTCGCCAGCGGTGCGCAACCGGTTATCCCTAATGTTCCAGGTATTCACAATAAAAACGTCGTATTGGCGGAAGATGTTCTGCTTGGAAAGTCGGACACAGGGATGACTGTCCTGGTTGTCGGCGGCGGAATGGTCGGCTCGGAAACTGCAGCGTATCTGGGGATGCAGTGTAAGTCAAAGGTCACTCTCGTGGAAATGCGGGATGCGATTGCCATGGACATGGAAGCGGGCATTCGTGATGATCTGAAGGACTGTCTGCGCCGCTGTTATGTCGAGATCATGACCGGAACCAGCATTGCCGGTGCAACTAATGAAGGCGCTTTGCTTAAACAGGGCGATGATATCACACTATTTCCTTGTGACACCATTGTATTGGCAATCGGTACTAAATCCTATTGTCCGCTGGCGGAAGAACTGAAGGATGTCTGTGTGATTTCCATAGTCGGCGATGCGGTAAAGGCGCGACAGGCGATTCAGGCTTCAAACGAAGGTTTTGCGGCTGGTTTAACCAGCTGA
- a CDS encoding MerR family transcriptional regulator: MNDKYKIGTISKLLGIPIQTLHYYEKCGFVTPLKDQNSNYRYYDVWDVNYLLDSKQLRSFDFSNAEIEQIINNDCVVEIQRKFDKQEKKLLDLIYHYQAVLDTLNAEKKRLSTFHQQIGKFTEKNNPQLYFNRYRLNNSYRISEDRNEIPQIDNWLSHMPFVTATFKITQESLNKKEPQAIDYWWGFSISTKKAKELNIPLQGAEYISSQKCIYTVFSAHSQNTFVPSLYKQVFQPLWAAGHEISDTPIGRLIVRAHEQNQYTRYFEIWVPVLY, encoded by the coding sequence ATGAACGATAAATACAAAATCGGAACCATATCTAAGCTTCTTGGTATTCCCATCCAAACATTGCATTATTATGAGAAATGTGGTTTTGTTACACCTCTAAAGGATCAAAACTCCAATTACCGATATTATGATGTATGGGATGTCAATTATCTGCTCGATAGCAAACAGCTGCGTTCTTTTGACTTTTCAAACGCGGAAATCGAACAGATAATCAACAACGACTGTGTTGTTGAAATTCAAAGAAAATTCGATAAACAAGAAAAAAAACTACTTGATCTGATTTACCACTATCAGGCAGTTTTGGATACATTGAATGCAGAAAAGAAAAGGCTGTCTACTTTTCACCAGCAAATTGGTAAATTTACGGAAAAGAACAATCCTCAGCTCTATTTTAACCGGTATCGGCTTAATAACAGTTATCGGATTTCGGAAGATAGGAATGAAATACCTCAGATCGATAATTGGCTTTCTCATATGCCTTTTGTTACAGCCACCTTCAAAATAACCCAGGAAAGCCTCAACAAGAAGGAGCCGCAAGCAATAGATTATTGGTGGGGGTTCTCAATTTCAACCAAAAAGGCCAAGGAACTAAACATTCCGCTCCAAGGTGCGGAATATATTTCCTCCCAGAAATGCATTTATACAGTTTTTTCGGCACACAGCCAAAATACCTTTGTCCCTTCTTTGTACAAGCAGGTCTTCCAACCGCTTTGGGCAGCCGGACACGAGATCAGTGATACCCCAATTGGAAGGCTGATTGTTCGCGCTCATGAACAGAATCAATATACTCGTTATTTTGAAATTTGGGTTCCGGTTTTGTACTAA
- a CDS encoding LysR family transcriptional regulator yields MDLLRLKYFQVVAKLEHMTKAAHALKIAQPALSMTIARLEADLGVPLFNRAGRNIVLNEYGKVFLERVNHALNELEAGRQAIADLSGSERGYLYVASTSMCNHFCDLLGSFARLYPKVNFHLTQTTDENTKLRLLESEEVDFTFTIKTFDQSGIVSNPLVEIDMLLAVACGHDLANRCTVSLRELAGEGFISLKGDHSIQKFCHTICQKSGFVPQVIYTCDSTQALINLVAAGFGIAFFPSPSKQRPNLPFVLIKVEDFDYKSYLYLAWKENRYFSKAAVQFREHVIQRSRAKNRWL; encoded by the coding sequence ATGGATTTATTGCGGTTGAAATATTTTCAAGTTGTGGCCAAACTTGAACATATGACAAAGGCGGCGCACGCATTGAAAATTGCACAGCCTGCTCTTAGTATGACCATAGCCCGGCTGGAAGCAGATTTAGGCGTTCCTTTGTTTAACCGGGCCGGGCGAAATATTGTGTTGAATGAATACGGAAAAGTGTTTTTAGAAAGAGTAAACCATGCCCTGAATGAACTTGAGGCAGGGCGCCAGGCGATTGCCGATCTGTCGGGAAGCGAACGGGGTTATCTGTATGTCGCGTCCACTTCTATGTGCAATCACTTTTGCGACCTCTTAGGTTCCTTTGCGCGGCTTTATCCAAAAGTGAATTTTCATCTTACGCAGACCACGGATGAGAATACTAAGTTGCGTTTACTGGAAAGCGAGGAGGTCGACTTTACGTTCACTATTAAGACATTTGACCAGTCAGGCATCGTTTCCAATCCTTTAGTGGAGATTGATATGTTGCTGGCTGTGGCCTGTGGTCACGATTTGGCTAATCGTTGTACGGTTTCTCTCCGGGAATTGGCGGGAGAAGGTTTTATTAGCCTAAAAGGGGATCACAGTATCCAGAAATTTTGCCATACCATATGTCAAAAAAGCGGATTTGTACCGCAGGTCATTTATACCTGCGATAGCACTCAGGCCCTTATCAATTTAGTAGCTGCGGGGTTTGGTATAGCTTTTTTCCCGTCACCGAGCAAGCAAAGACCTAATTTGCCGTTTGTTTTAATAAAAGTGGAAGATTTTGATTATAAAAGCTATCTTTATCTGGCCTGGAAGGAGAACCGGTACTTTTCCAAAGCAGCGGTTCAGTTTCGCGAACATGTCATTCAGCGAAGCAGAGCGAAGAATAGATGGTTATGA